A genome region from Arthrobacter agilis includes the following:
- a CDS encoding NUDIX hydrolase — MADVPVITVTALCLLDERGYLLLVRKRGTSMFMQPGGKPEQGETPAETGVRELAEELGLTVRPGDLTLLGTWRGPAANEADTLLVATVFLCPLTAGPLPAAEIEEIAWLDLEDAAGRRDLAPLLTDFVIPHLLARGRGPRRR; from the coding sequence ATGGCTGACGTTCCGGTCATCACCGTCACGGCCCTCTGCCTGCTCGATGAGCGGGGGTACCTCCTGCTGGTGCGGAAGCGCGGCACGAGCATGTTCATGCAGCCCGGCGGCAAGCCGGAGCAGGGCGAGACACCGGCGGAGACCGGTGTGCGGGAGCTGGCCGAGGAGCTGGGCCTAACCGTCCGGCCCGGCGATCTCACGCTCCTGGGCACCTGGCGGGGACCGGCGGCCAACGAGGCGGACACGCTCCTCGTCGCCACCGTCTTCCTGTGCCCCCTGACGGCCGGGCCGCTCCCCGCTGCGGAGATCGAGGAGATCGCGTGGCTGGACCTGGAGGACGCGGCCGGACGCCGGGACCTCGCTCCCCTGCTGACCGACTTCGTGATCCCCCACCTGCTGGCGCGGGGCCGCGGCCCTAGACGCCGCTGA